DNA from Vicinamibacteria bacterium:
GAGAGCGCGAAACGTTCTGTCTGCTCGACACCTCAGGTGCCGCCCTCGAGGTTGGTTTACGCGGGCGGCCGAGCGTCGCCAAACCCAACCGCGGCGAAGCGGAAAGTCTTCTGGGCTCGTCGCTGGATAGCGATGACGACCGCAGGGACGCCCTTCACATGATTCGGGCACTCGGCGCCGAAATGGTCATTTTGACATTCGGTTCAGAAGGGATCTGGCTCGCTGATGGTCGAGTCTCGGCGCGGTGCTCCATGCCACCCACGAACCTTCGTCTCGGCAATCCAACGGGTGCCGGAGATGCGCTGGCAGCGGGCGTCATCGTGGGGCGTGTCCGCAGCTACAGCATCGCCGACCTGGCGCGATTCGCCGTGGCCACTGCCACCGCATCGCTGGCGGAGGGATACGGAAGAATCCGCGCGAGGGACTTGCGGCCCGAAGCGGCTCGGTTCGAATCTTTGTCAGTCGGGTGACTCGACACCGCCCATCTGCTGGACGAGCGTCTCGTGTCCACCCAAAACCGCCCAGTCGATCGCGGTCCGTCCCTCCCGGTCACGTCGCGACGTCGAGGCGCCCGCCGCGACGAGCAGCCGCACGACGTCCTCGCGCCCGAATCGAGCGGCTTTCATGAGCGGTGTGCCGCCCTCTCGGTCAGCAAGATCGAGACTTGCCCCCGCCTCGAGAAGGATCGAGACGATCTCGTCCCGGCCAAACTGCGCCGCGAGCGAAAGTGCGGTATTGCCGTTCTCGTCCGCCGCGTCGGGATCGTGGCCATTCGAGAGCAGCTCCCGCACCGAGTGAGCCTCACCGCTCGCCGCGGCGCGCATTAGACGGGTGTAGCCGCCTCGGCCATCGAGCGCGCAGGCCGCGCACCACACGACGAGAAACGCCCAGGACGCGACGACCCGTCGTCTCTCGATCGCGCCCTCGCGTTGACGTGACATCGCTCGTTATTGTAGCTTCACGTTTTATGTCTTTGCGGCCCATCGTCAAGTTCGGCGCCCCACCCCTCGAGCAGCCGTCCGAAGAAGTCACGACGTTCGACGAGGAGCTGCGGCAAATCTCGAAGGACATGATCGAGACGATGTACGCCGCGCCCGGAGTGGGTCTGGCAGCCAATCAAATCGGACTGACCCTTCGCTTGATGGTCATTGACATCACCGTCGGAGAAGATCCCAAGCAAGTCATCGTTATGGCGAACCCAGTGGTGCTCGAGCAAGAGGGCGAACAGCACGAGGAAGAGGGTTGTCTTTCCGTACCCGGATTCAGCGGAGTGGTGGTTCGACCCGCCTGGGTCAAAGTGCGAGGACAGAATCTCGACGGAGAGGAAGTCACGATGGAGGGGACGGGCCTCCTCGCCCGGGCTTTCTGCCACGAAATCGATCACCTCGACGGAAAGCTCTTTCTCGAGCGCCTCGGCGCCCTCAAACGAGACCTGCTCAAACGGAAGATCCGAAAGCGAATTCGCCAGGGCGACTGGTGAGACTGATCTTCATGGGGTCCGGCACGTTCGCCGTACCCTCGCTCGAGGCTCTGGCTCGCTCCGAGCACGACCTAGTCGCCCTCGTCGCTCAGCCGGACAAACCGGCCGGACGAGGACACCGGCTTCGCATGCCCAAGACGAAGTCGATCGCCATGTCGCTCGGCATACCCGTCCATCAGCCGGAGAAGATACGTTCCGAGGAGGCTGTAATCCTGCTGAATCGCCTGGCTCCCGAGTGCATCACCGTGGTTGCCTATGGTCAAATCATTCCCCGAACGATCCTTTCGATCCCGCCGAAAGGGATCGTCAACGTTCACGGCTCTCTCCTCCCTGCCTATCGCGGCGCCGCCCCAATTCAGTGGGCGATTGCCCGAGGCGAGGTGGAGACCGGTGTCACCACGATGCTGATGGACGAGGGCCTCGACACCGGGCCGATTCTTCTGTCGAAGCGCATTCCCATTGCCGATGACGAGACCACGATGACCCTCGAGCCAAAGCTTGCGGACGCCGGGGCCGAGCTCCTTCTCGAGACGCTCGAGGGGCTCCAACGAGGAACCATCGTGCCGGTCACTCAGGACGATTCCTTGGCGAGCTTGGCGCCGCGGATCAAGAAGGAGGATGCGCGGATCGATTGGGACTGGCCGGCGACGCGGATCGATCGCTGCATCCGGGCTTTCCAGCCGTGGCCCGGTGCTTTCGTGAAGCGCAATGGGATTGCGTTGAAGTTGCTGGAGGCGTCCCCGCGGGCCGGACGTTTCGACGGCTCCCCCGGTACCATTGTTTCCTTCGAGGGAGATGGGCTGGTCGTTGCCTGCGGGATGCAAACAGCGCTCGTCGTGAGGCGGGTTCAAGCACCCGACCGACCGGCGATGAGTGCGGCGGCGTTCGCGCGCGGTCGCCGCCTGACCCAAGGCGATTCTCTCGTTTGAGCAGGCTGATGAAAAAGTACAGTCCAGCCTGCGCGAGCGGAGCGAGCCCGGCGCGCTCGTCGCGCCGCAAGCAGCCAGAGCCGTGGCGGCACGATCAATTGCGGGTCCCGCCACGGCATTGAGCACCTGAGCCGGGGGAGTTCCCCGCGCTCCAAATCGCGTTTCGACGCCGAACGATGGGCTTCTCCCACAGATCTCGACGCTCTCGTCGCGATTTGCCCAAAAAGACGGGTACTCGCATCCGGTACACGGCTTGCAACGCATCACTCCGAGCGGGCTCAGCCACGCGAGGGCCGACCTCCGCGACCGATCCCGCCCCCCCACGGCGGGAGGCAGCCCGTACCGGCGATGAGGCATTGACGTCGGCGCCGAGGACTGTCGCGGCGAGCACATACAAGAGGAATGCAGATGCGGAGAGCGGCGGGGCAAGTCATCTGGGATGTCCCTTCTTCCGATCCCACCGAGGGGCGGCTCTCGATTCAGAACTTCGTCCTGAGGCGGATTGCTTTCGGCTGCTCCATCCCGGAGCTCATGAACGAGACCGCCAGGGTGATGGAATCGCAAGGCCCTCGGTGCTCGGTGGCCATTCACCTCGTGGAAATGCAGACGGGGCAGCTCGAGGGTGGCGTCTCCCCGAGCCTGCCTACCGATCTCGTCCGCTCGATCGAATCGATCCGAATCGCCGATGAGTGGCCGGTGGCGATCGACACCATCGATTTCGGTGACATCGCGAATCAGATGGATGCCGTCGGCCGAGCACATGGCCTCCTGCTCTGCCACACGCACCCGGCCCTTTCCTCTCGGGGAACGCTCGTCGCCATGGCGTCGATTTTCTCAGGCGAGCCGCTCGCGAGAGACGCCGAATTCGACTCGGCCAACGAGACGTTCTCTTCGCTTCTGGGCATGGGCATCGAACGTCTTCGCCTCATCGATCGTCTTCGCCTGGCGCAGGCGGCGGTCGATCTCATCCAGCAGCCCGCCGTTTGTATTGGCGAGGACTCCCGAGTCCTCTACGCCAACGAGGCTGTATCTCGCGCCCTGGGATTCACTCGCGTGGAGATGGTCGCGATGAAAGCGAGCGAGCTCGAAATCGATGCCGACGGCGCCTCTCTTCGACGACTGTGGGAGGACTCGGCAAGGTTCGGGCACGCTCAGATGGAGACCGAGCTCAAACGCAAGGATGGCTCTCTCATCCCGGTTCGCATCTCTACGAGCTACGTTCGAGTCGGGCAAGACGCCTATCATTGTGCCGTCATCGGCGATACCAGTGAGCTGAAGAAGCTCGAAGGAAAGCTGAGAGAATGCGAGGCTCGATTCGCGCTCGCCGAGGAAAGACTCCGCCAGGACGCCCTCCGGGACGATCTCACCGGACTTCCGAATCGCTCGCTCTTCATGGAGCACCTGAAACGCTCGCTCGAGCGGTCGAAGCGTTCGGCGAGGGTCTACGGGTTCGGCGTCCTGTTCCTCGATTTCGACCAATTCAAGCGGATCAACGATAGCCTGGGGCACATGGTGGGTGACGAGCTGCTCATCGCCATGGCGCGCCGGCTGGTTCTGTGCGTCCGTCCGGGGGACACCGTCGCCCGGCTGGGTGGAGACGAGTTCGCCGTCCTCCTCGCCAACGTCGTGGAGATAACCGAGGCGGTTCGAGTAGCCGATCGAATCCATCAAGCGTTTCGCGAGCCTTTTCTGCTCCATGGATTGGAGATTCTCATTACCACCAGCATCGGCATCGCGATGGGATCGGAGACTTACAAACGCCCCGAGGACGTCCTTCACGACGCCGACACCGCGATGTACCGGGCGAAGGCTGCGGGTAGGGCACGCCACGAGGTCTTCGACAATGCCATGCACCGGCGCGCTCTCGAGCAGCTTCGACTCGAGGCCGAGCTTCGGCGCGCCCTCTCCGGGAACGAGTTCCTGCTGCTTTATCAGCCGGTCGTCTCACTTCCCTCTCGAGTACCCGTCGGGGTGGAGGTGTTCGCGCGATGGCGCCATCCCGAAAAGGGCCTGCTCACCCCATTTCATTTCCTGAATGCGGCTGAAGCCTCCGGGCTCATCATCGATCTCGGTTGGTGGGTGTTTACCGAAGCATGCCGCCAGATCACAGACTGGTCGAAGGGTGGGCATCTGACCCTTCACGTCAACGTATCGGACAAGCAGCTTTTCCAACCCGATCTCGTGGGACGCGTGGAGGAAGTGCTCAAGGAGACGGGCCTTTCACCGGCTCGCCTCGTTCTCGACATCCCCGAGAACGTCGTCATGCAAAAGGCCGATTCGTCGGTCACGATCCTGGCGCAACTGAAGTCGCTCGGACTCCGGATCCACATGGACGACTTCGGGACGGGCTATTCTTCACTTGGATACCTTCATCGTTTTCAAATAGACGTCCTGAAGATCGACCGCTCCTTCGTTCGCCACCTGCGCTCGGGCGGAGACAATTGGATCGCGGTGCGAACCATCGTCTCTCTCGCCCAGAACCTCGGTATGGACGTCATCGCCGAGGGAGTCGAGACCGAGGAGCAGCTCGACGAGCTGCTAGAGCTCGGCTGCGCTCACGGGCAAGGCAGTCTCTTCTGCGATCCGCTTCCCTCCGACGAGCTTCGTTCCATCCTGGGCTGAGCGGTTTCCCGACCTGGGGATCCCCGACAAGCGAGGATCATCGACCGGGTTCGGTCTTGGGAAGGTTCTCAGA
Protein-coding regions in this window:
- the def gene encoding peptide deformylase, producing MSLRPIVKFGAPPLEQPSEEVTTFDEELRQISKDMIETMYAAPGVGLAANQIGLTLRLMVIDITVGEDPKQVIVMANPVVLEQEGEQHEEEGCLSVPGFSGVVVRPAWVKVRGQNLDGEEVTMEGTGLLARAFCHEIDHLDGKLFLERLGALKRDLLKRKIRKRIRQGDW
- a CDS encoding ankyrin repeat domain-containing protein, which translates into the protein MSRQREGAIERRRVVASWAFLVVWCAACALDGRGGYTRLMRAAASGEAHSVRELLSNGHDPDAADENGNTALSLAAQFGRDEIVSILLEAGASLDLADREGGTPLMKAARFGREDVVRLLVAAGASTSRRDREGRTAIDWAVLGGHETLVQQMGGVESPD
- a CDS encoding EAL domain-containing protein, producing MQMRRAAGQVIWDVPSSDPTEGRLSIQNFVLRRIAFGCSIPELMNETARVMESQGPRCSVAIHLVEMQTGQLEGGVSPSLPTDLVRSIESIRIADEWPVAIDTIDFGDIANQMDAVGRAHGLLLCHTHPALSSRGTLVAMASIFSGEPLARDAEFDSANETFSSLLGMGIERLRLIDRLRLAQAAVDLIQQPAVCIGEDSRVLYANEAVSRALGFTRVEMVAMKASELEIDADGASLRRLWEDSARFGHAQMETELKRKDGSLIPVRISTSYVRVGQDAYHCAVIGDTSELKKLEGKLRECEARFALAEERLRQDALRDDLTGLPNRSLFMEHLKRSLERSKRSARVYGFGVLFLDFDQFKRINDSLGHMVGDELLIAMARRLVLCVRPGDTVARLGGDEFAVLLANVVEITEAVRVADRIHQAFREPFLLHGLEILITTSIGIAMGSETYKRPEDVLHDADTAMYRAKAAGRARHEVFDNAMHRRALEQLRLEAELRRALSGNEFLLLYQPVVSLPSRVPVGVEVFARWRHPEKGLLTPFHFLNAAEASGLIIDLGWWVFTEACRQITDWSKGGHLTLHVNVSDKQLFQPDLVGRVEEVLKETGLSPARLVLDIPENVVMQKADSSVTILAQLKSLGLRIHMDDFGTGYSSLGYLHRFQIDVLKIDRSFVRHLRSGGDNWIAVRTIVSLAQNLGMDVIAEGVETEEQLDELLELGCAHGQGSLFCDPLPSDELRSILG
- a CDS encoding 1-phosphofructokinase family hexose kinase encodes the protein MILVVCPNLAVDITLHVDALRPGEVHRTAQSSKQAGGKGVNVARALRGLGEEPLVLGLSGGIAGEAIRRGLAREGIESDLVPFEGESRTCVIVLEKDGTATVVNEAGLETDDRGELLRRFQTHLPEAEAVALMGSVPPGVSVEIFDVMARMCRERETFCLLDTSGAALEVGLRGRPSVAKPNRGEAESLLGSSLDSDDDRRDALHMIRALGAEMVILTFGSEGIWLADGRVSARCSMPPTNLRLGNPTGAGDALAAGVIVGRVRSYSIADLARFAVATATASLAEGYGRIRARDLRPEAARFESLSVG
- the fmt gene encoding methionyl-tRNA formyltransferase; this encodes MRLIFMGSGTFAVPSLEALARSEHDLVALVAQPDKPAGRGHRLRMPKTKSIAMSLGIPVHQPEKIRSEEAVILLNRLAPECITVVAYGQIIPRTILSIPPKGIVNVHGSLLPAYRGAAPIQWAIARGEVETGVTTMLMDEGLDTGPILLSKRIPIADDETTMTLEPKLADAGAELLLETLEGLQRGTIVPVTQDDSLASLAPRIKKEDARIDWDWPATRIDRCIRAFQPWPGAFVKRNGIALKLLEASPRAGRFDGSPGTIVSFEGDGLVVACGMQTALVVRRVQAPDRPAMSAAAFARGRRLTQGDSLV